A window of the Vanessa tameamea isolate UH-Manoa-2023 chromosome 22, ilVanTame1 primary haplotype, whole genome shotgun sequence genome harbors these coding sequences:
- the LOC113397630 gene encoding protein mini spindles isoform X1, with the protein MEDENEYKKLPTEEKCVHKLWKARVAGYEEAIKLFNQIDDEKAPEWNKFLGLIKKFVTDSNAVAQEKGLEAALVFVENCGHAGKTTGEVMSGIVAKCIAAPKTKTKDLALQVTLMYIEIEKHEVVEEELLKGMEQKNPKVVAACVSALNTALKQFGNKVIAIKPMVKKIPILLADRDKGVRDEMKALVVEMHRWIGAAIEPHIAPLQAVVQQELRESFGAGGAAPSRYLRSQQHRARDAAPDQPDGGAEDEDAETGGGDSAEVDTYDLLDPVEILSKLPKDFYDKLEAKKWQERKEALDSLDNLLKNAPKLEPGDYADLVRALKKVITKDANVMLVALGGRLLGALAAGLRARFSPYAAVCVQAALDKFKERKPAVVAALRDAVDAIYPSTNLETIMEDMLAAFDNKNPSIKAESAMFLARALCVTQPAAFNKKLIKAYVAGLLKLLESADPVVRDAAAEALGTATKLVGEKNIAPHIGKLDNLKEQKIKEFAEKAEIKVKVAAPKKEAKPKAAALTSGKGDTKPAAGSAQPKPVKRPASAAKKPVGGSKKVAARGQPSPPREQEMTPEEVDAKAEQLFPPDVINGLADTNWKSRLAAVQSFSATARAAGEGGAAGAQLLFRVLARKPGLRDTNVQVLRARLEACKYITDNYPVSTTAADFVLQDIVTKLGETSCSAICAECLTSLSESCGLEHIINESLTFAMDSQKNPKVQAELFNWMSIAIKEFGFTMNVKSIVVHSKKALSATNPNVRTSTINFLGILSLYVGPSLINNFDSEKPATKQLISLEIDKYANSTPPTPTRQMGRVSKSASKASVGDEIEDAFDEGAEDEPVALEDNRPRTDIAPLITDSLVAEINDKNWKVRNEALDKVKAIITNSSPIKSTLGELPAALVARLLDSNSKLAQSALQICELLATSMGSKCKQHVRTFFPAFFQAFGDSKQWIRAGAVSCVEAWCRAAGPHVALEGEMVLDALRAGSPVLRAALLQWLADKLPSVPPKSFPREELSSCVPLLFACVEDRAADVRKAASDCVLPFMLHLGYEPMHKQLDKLKPGSKSVVQAVLDKARPNLPVQPLPTKSKKEEPKAVKSAGALKKEAEKKSGPATKSKVVKPSSASSRGKKEDEDCTPLLPNNNAKNQRIIDDQKLKVLKWNFTTPREEFFELLKEQMNSAGLNKQLVANMFHSDFRYHLKAIEALSEDLHDNGSALVANLDLVLKWLTLRFFDTNPSVILKGLEYLTMVFQYLTECDYTMAEYEANCFIPYLVLKVGDPKDTVRNGVKALFKQICVVYSVTKLFGYLMEGLKSKNARQRTECLECINHLLETYGSSVLAGGATLRELARHIGDRDNAVRSAALNCVATAYFLDGERVYKMIGQISDKDLSLLEERIKRASKSRSAEERRSMVVPLSADGRPIQLVPEQEEQDIAEDQAPPAEYEEEEIDEPPPPPQPVVHEPRVITGPFGLDPELIAKLDAAVPILRKPDLPELDLKFLDEPVPASTVRNVTAPVRPSMVTMSPPRHVSPHALSAPPAHKPSVDDSQLADTIHSISSPDLNAAIRALSLISGALVSGRGAALGAHEARLVSAVAAQLRRLRTAPAPAHQTLPAYKYLAGALTTFYETAGCGRQVGESALRSLLGELLLVLGAAPTTPPPAADAERLVRILNNVCVRVLEHSPRTALLCAIVSLLHDSIVESDPAYPRYQDLLLKCFWKTLKMISTWDINSIDYDAVLYKIHLFYKAYPNSYWKKNPEISDTPYRTVKTLVHTLVKMKGASITNHLTQIPDVNESDLYPYLHKVLKQLKLDERKDNPSDNMNGGLPSAVGSVNAALSAGRLPRAVHEELALILKRIGSKEHNRDALSQLYDLRERHPEVDIWTFMQGSSFYFRNYVERGLKEVAEQRKMASMPMYKSDYKAENIDISNENDEKSHVIFLEKLRALQAKAGLKTESNPSSQPRTPISDNRALAESINENTLSRPHSIDPQLELHTTQAISQKNEAAVDALRLKLQQIKSSSKR; encoded by the exons atggaGGATgagaatgaatataaaaaattaccgaCAGAAGAAAAATGTGTTCACAAACTATGGAAAGCCAGAGTTGCTGGCTATGAGGAAGCAATAAAGCTATTCAACCAGATTGATGATGAGAAAGCACCGGAATGGAATAAGTTTTTGGGACTTATAAAGAAATTTGTGACTGACAGCAATGCTGTTGCACAAGAAAAAG GTTTGGAAGCAGCTCTGGTATTTGTGGAAAATTGCGGTCATGCGGGCAAAACAACCGGTGAGGTGATGTCTGGCATTGTGGCCAAATGTATAGCTGCACCCAAAACCAAGACAAAAGATCTTGCTCTGcag GTTACTTTAATGtacattgaaattgaaaaacatGAAGTTGTGGAAGAAGAACTCCTTAAAGGCATGGAACAAAAGAATCCTAAAGTTGTGGCAGCTTGTGTGTCAGCTTTGAACACTGCCCTCAAGCAGTTTGGCAATAAAGTGATAGCCATTAAGCctatggttaaaaaaatacccATCTTACTAGCTGATAGAGATAAGGGCGTCAGAGACGAGATGAAGGCTCTTGTAGTTGAAATGCACAG ATGGATAGGGGCCGCCATCGAGCCGCACATCGCGCCGCTGCAGGCGGTGGTGCAGCAGGAGCTGCGCGAGTCGTTCGGCGCCGGCGGGGCCGCGCCCTCGCGCTACCTGCGCTCGCAGCAGCACCGCGCGCGCGACGCCGCGCCCGACCAGCCCGACG GTGGTGCTGAGGATGAAGACGCTGAGACTGGCGGCGGAGATTCAGCCGAAGTGGACACGTATGATTTGCTTGATCCGGTGGAAATATTGTCCAAGCTACCCAAAGATTTTTATGACAAGCTTGAAGCCAAGAAATGGCAGGAAAGGAAGGAAGCGCTAGATTCATTGgacaatttattgaaaaatgctCCCAAATTGGAACCCGGAGACTATGCTGACTTAGTCAGAGCATTGAAAAAG GTGATCACGAAGGACGCGAACGTGATGCTGGTGGCGCTGGGCGGGCGGCTGCTGGGCGCGCTGGCGGCCGGCCTGCGCGCGCGCTTCTCGCCGTACGCCGCCGTGTGCGTGCAGGCCGCGCTCGACAAGTTCAAGGAGCGCAAGCCCGCCGTCGTGGCGGCGCTGCGGGACGCCGTCGACGCCATCTACCCCAGT ACAAACCTAGAAACAATCATGGAAGATATGCTCGCAGCTTTCGATAACAAGAATCCGTCAATAAAAGCAGAGAGTGCCATGTTCCTGGCTCGCGCTTTGTGTGTCACTCAGCCCGCCGCTTTCAACAAGAAGCTGATTAAAGCATATGTTGCTGGGCTGTTGAAACTACTAGAAAGTGCTg atcCCGTCGTCCGTGATGCAGCTGCGGAAGCCCTAGGCACAGCCACAAAATTAGTCGGCGAAAAGAACATTGCACCACACATTGGAAAATTGGACAATTTGAAAGAGCAAAAGATAAAAGAATTTGCAGAAAAG GCggaaattaaagtaaaagtagcAGCTCCAAAGAAAGAGGCCAAACCGAAAGCTGCAGCTCTCACTTCCGGAAAAGGGGACACAAAACCCGCCGCCGGTTCAGCCCAACCCAAACCCGTCAAGAGACCTGCGTCTG caGCTAAGAAACCAGTGGGCGGAAGCAAGAAGGTTGCGGCGAGAGGTCAACCGAGTCCTCCGCGTGAACAGGAGATGACTCCCGAGGAGGTCGACGCTAAAGCCGAGCAGCTGTTTCCCCCCGATGTTATCAATG GGCTGGCGGACACGAACTGGAAGAGCCGGCTGGCGGCCGTGCAGAGCTTCTCGGCGacggcgcgcgcggcgggcgagggcggcgcggcgggcgcgcagCTGCTGTTCCGCGTGCTGGCGCGCAAGCCGGGCCTGCGCGACACCAACGTGCAGGTGCTGCGGGCGCGCCTCGAGGCCTGCAAGTACATCACCGACAACTACCCCGTCTCCAC GACAGCTGCAGATTTCGTCCTGCAAGATATAGTCACAAAGCTTGGCGAAACTTCTTGCTCAGCAATCTGCGCTGAATGCCTAACTTCGTTATCGGAAAGCTGTGGCTTGGAACATATAATCAATGAAAGCTTAACATTCGCAATGGACTCGCAAAAGAATCCAAAAGTCCAGGCTGAGTTGTTTAACTGGATGTCAATTGCCATTAAGGAGTTTGGCTTTAC GATGAATGTCAAATCGATCGTTGTTCACTCAAAGAAGGCTCTGTCAGCTACAAACCCGAATGTCCGGACGTCAACGATTAACTTCCTGGGTATCCTTTCGCTTTATGTCGGACCGTCGCTAATAAACAATTTCGACAGCGAAAAACCTGCGACAAAGCAATTAATAAGTTTGGAAATCGATAAATATGCAAACAGTACACCCCCGACTCCAACCAGACAAATGGGCAGAGTTAGTAAG tCAGCAAGCAAAGCCTCGGTGGGAGATGAAATTGAAGACGCGTTCGATGAAGGAGCAGAGGATGAGCCAGTAGCTTTAGAGGACAACCGACCCAGGACCGATATCGCACCACTTATCACCGATTCTCTGGTCGCAGAGATCAACGACAAGAACTGGAAG GTTCGCAACGAAGCACTAGATAAGGTGAAGGCAATAATTACTAATTCGTCTCCGATTAAATCAACGCTCGGTGAACTGCCGGCCGCGCTCGTTGCGCGACTTCTCGACTCGAATTCGAAACTAGCTCAAAGTGCATTACAAATATGTGAACTGTTAGCTACGTCGATGGGTTCGAAGTGCAAGCAGCACGTGAGGACCTTTTTCCCAGCATTTTTCCAAG CGTTCGGCGACAGCAAGCAGTGGATCCGTGCGGGCGCCGTGTCGTGCGTGGAGGCGTGGTGCCGAGCGGCCGGCCCGCACGTGGCGCTGGAGGGGGAGATGGTGCTGGACGCGCTGCGGGCCGGCTCGCCCGTGCTGCGCGCCGCGCTGCTGCAGTGGCTGGCCGACAAGCTGCCCAGCG TGCCGCCGAAGTCGTTCCCGCGCGAGGAGCTGTCGTCGTGCGTGCCGCTGCTGTTCGCGTGCGTGGAGGACCGCGCGGCCGACGTGCGCAAGGCGGCGTCCGACTGCGTGCTGCCCTTCATGCTGCACCTCGGCTACGAGCCCATGCACAAGCAGCTCGACAAGCTCAAG CCGGGCTCCAAATCCGTGGTACAAGCGGTGCTAGATAAAGCCCGACCGAATCTGCCCGTACAACCGTTACCCACTAAAAGCAAGAAGGAAGAACCTAAAGCTGTCAAGTCAGCGGGTGCTCTTAAAAAGGAAGCCGAAAAAAAAAGTGGACCAGCCACCAAATCTAAG GTTGTCAAACCATCGTCCGCCTCGAGTCGCGGCAAAAAAGAGGATGAAGATTGTACACCATTGCTACCAAATAACAATGCTAAGAATCAACGTATTATTGATGATCAAAAATTGAAAG tTCTCAAATGGAACTTTACGACACCTCGTGAAGAATTCTTTGAACTGCTTAAAGAACAAATGAATAGCGCAGGTCTTAACAAACAACTAGTGGCCAACATGTTTCACAGTGATTTTAG gtatCATTTGAAAGCTATTGAAGCCCTATCAGAAGATTTACATGATAATGGTTCTGCACTTGTAGCGAATCTGGACTTAGTGCTAAAATGGCTAACACTGAGGTTCTTTGATACCAACCCATCTGTAATCCTCAAGGGACTGGAGTACTTGACCATGGTGTTTCAATATTTAACTGAATGTGATTATACTATGGCAGAGTATGAGGCAAACTGTTTCATACCATATTTGGTTTTGaag GTTGGTGATCCAAAAGATACAGTACGCAATGGTGTCAAAGCTCTATTTAAACAGATCTGCGTGGTCTATTCTGTTACAAAGCTGTTTGGATATCTGATGGAGGGATTAAAATCGAAAAATGCCCGACAAAGAACTG AGTGCCTGGAGTGCATCAACCACCTGCTGGAGACGTACGGCTCGTCGGTGCTGGCGGGCGGCGCCACGCTGCGCGAGCTGGCGCGCCACATCGGCGACCGCGACAACGCCGTGCGCTCCGCCGCGCTCAACTGCGTCGCCACCGCCTACTTCCTCGACGGCGAGCGCGTCTACAAGATGATCGGCCAG ATATCGGATAAAGATTTATCTTTGCTGGAAGAGCGCATCAAGCGTGCGAGCAAGAGTCGAAGTGCAGAAGAGCGCAGGTCGATGGTAGTTCCGCTGTCCGCTGATGGAAGACCTATACAGCTTGTACCTGAG CAGGAGGAACAAGACATCGCAGAAGATCAAGCACCGCCGGCGGAGTATGAGGAAGAGGAAATTGATGAACCACCTCCACCGCCACAGcc AGTAGTGCACGAACCCAGAGTAATAACTGGTCCGTTTGGATTAGATCCGGAACTCATAGCGAAATTAGATGCAGCTGTACCCATATTACGTAAACCTGATCTACCTGAACTAGACCTCAAGTTTTTGGATGAACCTGTGCCAGCATCTACTGTCAGAAATGTAACCGCACCTGTTAGACCCAG TATGGTGACGATGTCCCCCCCGCGCCACGTGTCCCCGCACGCGCTGTCGGCGCCGCCCGCGCACAAGCCCTCCGTCGACGACTCGCAGCTCGCAGACACCATACACTCTATCTCTAGTCCTGACCTCAAT GCCGCTATCCGCGCGCTGTCGCTGATCTCGGGCGCGCTGGTGTcggggcgcggcgcggcgctggGTGCGCACGAGGCGCGCCTGGTGTCGGCCGTGGCGGCGCAGCTGCGGCGCCTGCGCACCGCTCCTGCGCCTGCGCATCAGACGCTGCCCGCCTACAAGTACCTCGCGGGGGCGCTCACCACC TTCTATGAAACAGCTGGCTGCGGTAGACAAGTGGGCGAAAGTGCATTACGTTCGTTACTTGGTGAACTGTTACTCGTACTGGGAGCTGCACCGACCACCCCTCCACCAGCAGCAGACGCAGAGCGCCTCGTGCGCATACTTAACAACGTGTGTGTACGTGTATTAGAGCACTCGCCGCGCACAGCATTATTATG TGCAATAGTGTCTCTTCTACATGACTCCATAGTCGAATCGGATCCAGCCTATCCTCGCTACCAGGATCTGTTACTTAAATGCTTCTGGAAGACATTGAAAATGATTTCAACATGGGACATCAATTCTATAGACTATGATGCAGTACTATACAAGATACATCTATTTTATAAGGCCTATCCTAATAGCTACTGGAAGAAAAATCCGGAAATAAGTGATACACCTTATAg aaccGTCAAAACACTAGTCCACACATTAGTCAAGATGAAAGGAGCATCCATCACAAACCATTTAACACAAATACCCGACGTTAACGAATCCGATCTCTATCCTTATTTACATAAAGTTCTTAAg caATTGAAACTAGACGAACGAAAAGACAACCCGTCGGACAACATGAACGGCGGCCTCCCGAGCGCGGTGGGCAGCGTGAACGCGGCGCTGTCGGCCGGCCGCCTGCCGCGCGCCGTGCACGAGGAGCTCGCGCTCATCCTCAAGCGCATCGGCTCCAAGGAGCACAACCGGGACGCGCTGTCGCAGCTGTATGACTTGCGG GAGCGTCACCCAGAAGTGGATATTTGGACCTTTATGCAAGGCTCATCGTTCTATTTCCGCAACTACGTAGAACGAGGACTAAAGGAAGTGGCCGAACAACGCAAAATGGCATCTATGCCCATGTACAAAAGCGATTACAAAGCAGAAAATATTG ATATTAGCAATGAAAATGATGAAAAGTCACATGTTATTTTCTTAGAAAAGCTAAGAGCATTACAg GCTAAAGCCGGCTTAAAAACCGAGTCTAACCCATCGTCACAGCCGCGAACACCCATCAGCGACAATAGGGCGCTCGCGGAATCTATCAACGAAAACACGCTGTCCCGCCCACACAGCATCGATCCACAGCTAGAG CTTCACACGACACAAGCAATTTCTCAGAAAAACGAGGCCGCCGTCGACGCCTTACGCCTTAAACTGCAACAGATCAAAAGCTCCTCGAAGAGATAG